One genomic segment of Oncorhynchus kisutch isolate 150728-3 linkage group LG15, Okis_V2, whole genome shotgun sequence includes these proteins:
- the mrpl28 gene encoding large ribosomal subunit protein bL28m isoform X2, with amino-acid sequence MPLHKYPPKIWEAMKLKQGIYARLPKHYLRSLEETTQPTPVHWKALGIKYRANPKTGHKERVQDVPIPIYYPPESQDGLWGGEGWISGFRYANNDKLSTRLERVWKPQLFTRELYSEILNHKFTITVTARALDLIDAAYGFDYYILRTPKEDLNSKLGMDLRRAMLLRLAFKDTQLYPEDPAKRENIYTKYKQFEIPAEEAEWVGLSVDEAVEKQRQLEHKEPEPLFKSCVENLVKELAIQKLSEPQLVEKK; translated from the exons ATGCCTCTCCACAAGTACCCCCCCAAAATCTGGGAAGCCATGAAACTGAAGCAGGGGATCTATGCCCGCCTCCCCAAACACTACCTCCGCTCTCTGGAGGAGACCACGCAGCCCACCCCGGTCCACTGGAAGGCCCTGGGAATCAAGTACAGGGCCAACCCCAAAACAGGGCACAAGGAGCGGGTACAAGACGTCCCCATCCCCATCTACTACCCCCCAGAGTCCCAGGATGGCCTATGGGGAGGTGAGGGATGGATATCAGGCTTCAGATATGCCAACAATGACAAA CTCTCCACCAGGCTGGAAAGAGTCTGGAAGCCACAGCTGTTCACCAGAGAGTTGTACAGTGAGATCCTCAACCACAAATTCACCATCACCGTAACGGCTCGCGCACTAGACCTCATTGATGCTGCCTACGGCTTTGACTACTACATcctgagg ACACCAAAGGAGGACCTGAACTCCAAGCTAGGAATGGACCTGAGGCGGGCCATGCTCCTGAGGCTGGCCTTTAAAGACACCCAGCTCTACCCAGAGGACCCTGCCAAGAGGGAGAACATCTACACCAAGTACAAA CAGTTTGAGATCCCTGCAGAGGAGGCTGAGTGGGTTGGCCTGAGTGTGGATGAGGCTGTGGAGAAACAGAGACAACTGGAGCACAAG GAGCCGGAGCCTCTGTTCAAGAGCTGTGTGGAGAACCTGGTG
- the mrpl28 gene encoding large ribosomal subunit protein bL28m isoform X1 gives MPLHKYPPKIWEAMKLKQGIYARLPKHYLRSLEETTQPTPVHWKALGIKYRANPKTGHKERVQDVPIPIYYPPESQDGLWGGEGWISGFRYANNDKLSTRLERVWKPQLFTRELYSEILNHKFTITVTARALDLIDAAYGFDYYILRTPKEDLNSKLGMDLRRAMLLRLAFKDTQLYPEDPAKRENIYTKYKQQFEIPAEEAEWVGLSVDEAVEKQRQLEHKEPEPLFKSCVENLVKELAIQKLSEPQLVEKK, from the exons ATGCCTCTCCACAAGTACCCCCCCAAAATCTGGGAAGCCATGAAACTGAAGCAGGGGATCTATGCCCGCCTCCCCAAACACTACCTCCGCTCTCTGGAGGAGACCACGCAGCCCACCCCGGTCCACTGGAAGGCCCTGGGAATCAAGTACAGGGCCAACCCCAAAACAGGGCACAAGGAGCGGGTACAAGACGTCCCCATCCCCATCTACTACCCCCCAGAGTCCCAGGATGGCCTATGGGGAGGTGAGGGATGGATATCAGGCTTCAGATATGCCAACAATGACAAA CTCTCCACCAGGCTGGAAAGAGTCTGGAAGCCACAGCTGTTCACCAGAGAGTTGTACAGTGAGATCCTCAACCACAAATTCACCATCACCGTAACGGCTCGCGCACTAGACCTCATTGATGCTGCCTACGGCTTTGACTACTACATcctgagg ACACCAAAGGAGGACCTGAACTCCAAGCTAGGAATGGACCTGAGGCGGGCCATGCTCCTGAGGCTGGCCTTTAAAGACACCCAGCTCTACCCAGAGGACCCTGCCAAGAGGGAGAACATCTACACCAAGTACAAA CAGCAGTTTGAGATCCCTGCAGAGGAGGCTGAGTGGGTTGGCCTGAGTGTGGATGAGGCTGTGGAGAAACAGAGACAACTGGAGCACAAG GAGCCGGAGCCTCTGTTCAAGAGCTGTGTGGAGAACCTGGTG